Proteins encoded within one genomic window of Raineyella fluvialis:
- a CDS encoding thiolase family protein, producing MRDPEECPVIVDALRTPIGTVGGALRAISAGDLLAPVLAELADHCDAPIDEVVIGNIRGPGGNPARVATLAAGLDVATPAVTIDRQCGSGMAAIEYSVAMLSGPRQGFQIAGGTQSASTQPLTFWPAASPDDEPRQYFRAPFTDAGHADPEMGAAADLLSAEHGIGRERQDAYAARSHQRAVTSADAGAFAGELVPVGGLDRDERPRRGFTTQRLARFRPAFTPEGTATAANSCGVNDGAAAVLICDGRTAARRGLPGLRVLDAVTVGCDPERPGWGIVPAVQWLVERSGVHLDDVDLLDFNEAFAGQVLSCLDALGIDELRNCPQGGAIALGHPWAATGAVQLTRMFTQMVRHNTTGARLGLAAIAIGGGQGSAMLVEAV from the coding sequence ATGAGGGATCCGGAGGAGTGCCCGGTCATCGTCGACGCGTTGCGCACGCCGATCGGCACCGTCGGCGGAGCCCTGCGCGCGATCAGTGCCGGTGATCTGCTGGCGCCGGTCCTGGCGGAGCTGGCCGACCACTGCGACGCTCCGATCGACGAGGTCGTGATCGGCAACATCCGCGGCCCCGGTGGCAATCCGGCGCGCGTGGCGACACTGGCGGCGGGACTGGATGTCGCGACGCCGGCCGTGACGATCGACCGGCAGTGCGGTTCCGGGATGGCGGCCATCGAGTACAGCGTGGCGATGCTGAGCGGACCACGACAGGGTTTCCAGATCGCCGGGGGCACCCAGTCCGCCAGCACCCAGCCGCTCACCTTCTGGCCGGCAGCGAGCCCGGACGACGAGCCGCGGCAGTACTTCCGGGCGCCGTTCACCGACGCCGGACATGCCGACCCCGAGATGGGGGCCGCGGCGGATCTGCTGTCCGCCGAGCATGGCATCGGCCGGGAGCGCCAGGATGCGTACGCCGCCCGCTCCCACCAGCGCGCGGTGACGAGCGCCGATGCGGGGGCCTTCGCAGGCGAACTCGTGCCTGTCGGCGGCCTGGACCGGGACGAGCGTCCCCGCCGCGGGTTCACTACGCAACGGCTGGCCCGCTTCCGCCCCGCCTTCACCCCGGAGGGCACCGCCACGGCCGCCAACAGTTGCGGCGTCAACGACGGTGCGGCCGCCGTGCTCATCTGCGATGGGAGGACCGCCGCGCGACGCGGGTTGCCTGGACTGCGAGTCCTGGACGCGGTCACCGTCGGCTGTGATCCCGAGCGTCCCGGCTGGGGCATCGTCCCGGCAGTGCAGTGGTTGGTCGAACGTTCCGGGGTCCACCTCGACGACGTGGACCTGCTGGACTTCAATGAGGCCTTCGCCGGCCAGGTGCTCAGCTGCCTTGACGCCCTGGGCATCGATGAGCTTCGGAACTGCCCGCAAGGTGGAGCCATCGCCCTCGGGCATCCCTGGGCGGCCACCGGGGCGGTTCAGTTGACCCGGATGTTTACCCAGATGGTTCGGCACAACACGACGGGAGCACGGCTCGGTCTGGCCGCCATCGCCATTGGTGGGGGACAGGGCAGCGCGATGCTCGTCGAGGCCGTCTGA